A genomic stretch from bacterium includes:
- a CDS encoding serine hydroxymethyltransferase, with the protein MFLEELKRTDPEIFEAIYLELRRQTDGLELIASENYTSYAVLAATGCVMTNKYAEGYPKKRYYGGCQFVDIAEELARERAKKLFGAEHANVQPHSGSQANMAVYFTVLKPGDTIMGLKLSHGGHLTHGHKVNFSGILYNVVHYGVDPETETLNYDEIRKLALEHKPKLIMTGASAYPRFWDFAKFREIADEVGAVHVADMAHFAGLVAAGLHPSPVPHADFVTSTTHKTLRGPRSGFILCKEEHAKALDKAVMPGMQGGPLMHVIAAKAVAFKEALTDEFKQYQKQIVANAKAMADEFTKLGIRLVSGGTDNHLMLLDLRSLGITGKEAEEALGKADITVNRNTIPFDPQKPFITSGIRIGTPAVTTRGMKEDEMREIARLIHRILTNINDESVINEAKKKVKELCEAFPLYPELVKEMEKLRQA; encoded by the coding sequence ATGTTCCTTGAAGAGTTAAAACGCACCGACCCCGAGATATTTGAGGCTATATACCTTGAGCTTCGCCGCCAGACGGACGGTCTTGAGCTTATAGCCTCGGAGAATTATACCTCATACGCTGTTCTCGCAGCCACAGGTTGTGTTATGACAAACAAATACGCCGAAGGTTATCCTAAGAAGCGATATTACGGTGGATGCCAGTTCGTGGACATAGCCGAGGAACTCGCCAGAGAGCGTGCCAAAAAGCTTTTTGGTGCGGAACACGCCAATGTCCAGCCACACAGTGGTTCACAGGCTAACATGGCAGTTTACTTCACTGTTCTCAAACCGGGCGACACTATAATGGGGCTAAAACTTTCGCACGGGGGACACCTTACTCACGGTCATAAGGTCAACTTTTCGGGCATTCTGTACAATGTGGTTCACTACGGCGTTGACCCCGAAACCGAAACGCTAAACTACGATGAAATAAGGAAGCTTGCGCTCGAACATAAACCAAAACTAATAATGACGGGTGCATCAGCCTATCCGCGATTCTGGGATTTCGCGAAATTCCGCGAGATAGCCGATGAGGTAGGAGCAGTTCATGTGGCAGACATGGCGCACTTCGCTGGTCTCGTAGCTGCCGGACTTCACCCAAGCCCGGTGCCCCACGCAGACTTCGTTACTTCAACCACCCATAAAACACTTCGCGGTCCGAGGTCAGGGTTTATTCTTTGCAAGGAAGAACACGCCAAAGCACTCGATAAAGCCGTTATGCCGGGGATGCAGGGCGGACCTCTCATGCATGTTATCGCTGCCAAAGCTGTGGCATTCAAGGAAGCATTAACCGACGAATTCAAGCAGTATCAGAAGCAGATAGTAGCTAATGCTAAAGCTATGGCTGATGAGTTCACGAAACTTGGCATAAGGCTTGTTTCGGGCGGAACCGACAATCACTTGATGCTGCTCGACCTCCGCTCGCTCGGCATAACTGGCAAGGAAGCTGAAGAAGCGCTGGGCAAAGCAGATATAACGGTAAACCGAAATACGATACCATTCGACCCTCAGAAACCGTTTATAACAAGCGGCATTAGAATAGGAACGCCAGCAGTAACGACGCGCGGCATGAAGGAAGACGAAATGAGAGAGATAGCACGGCTAATACACCGAATTCTGACCAACATAAACGATGAAAGTGTGATAAATGAAGCGAAAAAGAAGGTCAAAGAACTTTGCGAAGCATTCCCTCTGTACCCGGAGCTCGTTAAGGAGATGGAAAAACTAAGACAGGCATAA